One genomic segment of Deinococcus fonticola includes these proteins:
- a CDS encoding transcriptional regulator: MTEPTPPEAEQPYAGPVIAIPVYAGVSELELSLMLSLARVCATKSGGSADAVKTVNRSRASIVTAGGLVTTPHVLYAALPEPAALFLPGGPGAAKAARDPLLKTFLQTHRDLPTAVSGSGLLLAGESGLLKNRVVGSPPELVDTVWGYEPADVRAGEVVQDGTLWSTPSGLPALHAAFAVASMLWGAETARAAMLRLGVDEAGFEVATWLPTPPAPYPEGRGS, translated from the coding sequence ATGACTGAACCCACGCCCCCTGAGGCCGAACAGCCCTACGCCGGGCCAGTCATCGCCATTCCTGTGTATGCCGGCGTCAGCGAACTCGAACTGAGCCTCATGCTCAGCCTCGCCCGTGTGTGTGCCACTAAAAGTGGGGGCAGCGCCGACGCCGTCAAAACCGTCAACCGCTCGCGCGCCAGCATCGTCACCGCCGGCGGGCTGGTCACTACCCCACACGTCCTGTACGCCGCGTTGCCCGAACCGGCCGCGCTCTTTCTGCCAGGCGGCCCCGGCGCTGCCAAAGCGGCGCGCGACCCCCTCCTCAAGACCTTCCTGCAAACGCACCGTGACCTGCCCACCGCCGTCAGTGGCAGCGGCCTTCTCCTGGCCGGGGAAAGTGGCCTGTTGAAAAACCGCGTGGTCGGCAGCCCCCCGGAACTGGTAGATACCGTGTGGGGGTACGAGCCCGCTGATGTTCGCGCTGGGGAAGTGGTGCAGGACGGCACTTTGTGGAGTACGCCCAGTGGGCTTCCGGCCCTGCACGCGGCTTTTGCTGTGGCAAGTATGTTGTGGGGGGCGGAAACGGCAAGGGCGGCGATGTTGCGGCTTGGTGTTGATGAGGCGGGGTTTGAGGTTGCTACCTGGTTACCCACCCCCCCCGCCCCCTACCCAGAGGGCAGGGGGAGCTAG
- a CDS encoding glycogen synthase, which translates to MHVVHVASEVFPYSRSGGLGDVLGALPAEQARAGAEVTVVSPWYATLSGTVSEVWRGELNELPGDVSEVRVAEERRDGVRYVFIGLAPFDRPGLYHEDDVYRFSMFGRAVLPVLARLGLRPTILHGHDWQAALVVALASLAQLRTVFTIHNLQYQGKWNMHEGRAWTALPHHAYSIDGLEYYGEVNLMKGGLNFAHQVTTVSPTYAQEITTLQYGEGLEGLLTRLSIEGRLSGIINGLDQERWNPRTDPDIPAFSDLKGKQAATTALRQEFGLDEAPILATVSRLAEQKGMDILIEALPELVKDWNVVVLGGGDPLLTAALVGWAQHPRVAFAQGMNEPLSHRIYAGAHAFAMPSRFEPCGLSQMIAMRYGTLPVVRETGGLVDTVPHDVGFHFREATPTALAIACNAALNTPPADWARRTEQAMSLDFSWSGPAQQYLKLYGRTTGH; encoded by the coding sequence ATGCATGTCGTTCACGTGGCGTCGGAAGTGTTCCCGTATTCGCGTTCCGGTGGCCTGGGCGACGTTCTGGGGGCGCTCCCCGCCGAGCAGGCGCGGGCCGGCGCGGAAGTCACGGTCGTCAGCCCGTGGTACGCCACCCTGTCCGGGACGGTGTCTGAGGTGTGGCGCGGCGAACTGAATGAACTTCCCGGTGATGTCAGCGAAGTCCGGGTGGCTGAGGAACGCCGTGATGGCGTGCGCTACGTGTTCATCGGGCTGGCCCCCTTCGACCGGCCCGGCCTTTACCACGAAGATGACGTGTACCGCTTCAGCATGTTCGGGCGGGCGGTACTGCCCGTGCTGGCGCGTCTCGGGCTGCGGCCCACCATCCTCCACGGGCACGACTGGCAGGCCGCCCTGGTGGTGGCCCTGGCCAGCCTGGCGCAGCTGCGCACCGTCTTCACCATCCACAACCTGCAGTACCAGGGCAAATGGAACATGCACGAAGGCCGCGCCTGGACGGCCCTGCCCCACCATGCTTACAGCATCGACGGCCTCGAATACTACGGCGAAGTCAACCTGATGAAAGGCGGTCTGAATTTCGCCCACCAGGTCACCACCGTCAGCCCCACCTACGCACAGGAAATCACCACCCTGCAGTACGGAGAGGGTCTCGAAGGGTTGCTGACGCGCCTGAGCATCGAAGGGCGGCTCAGCGGCATCATCAACGGCCTCGATCAGGAACGCTGGAACCCCCGCACCGACCCGGACATCCCCGCGTTCAGCGACCTGAAAGGCAAACAGGCCGCCACGACCGCCTTACGCCAGGAATTCGGGCTGGATGAGGCGCCCATCCTCGCCACGGTCAGCCGCCTCGCCGAGCAGAAAGGCATGGACATTCTCATCGAAGCGTTGCCGGAACTGGTCAAGGACTGGAACGTCGTGGTGCTCGGCGGCGGTGATCCCCTCCTGACCGCCGCGCTTGTCGGGTGGGCGCAGCACCCCCGCGTGGCTTTCGCGCAGGGGATGAACGAACCCCTCTCGCACCGCATCTACGCCGGAGCGCACGCCTTCGCCATGCCCAGCCGCTTCGAGCCGTGCGGCCTCTCGCAGATGATCGCCATGCGCTACGGCACCCTGCCCGTCGTGCGGGAAACCGGCGGCCTGGTGGACACTGTGCCACACGACGTGGGGTTTCATTTCCGCGAGGCCACACCCACGGCCCTGGCGATTGCCTGCAACGCGGCCCTGAACACCCCACCCGCCGACTGGGCGCGCCGCACCGAACAGGCCATGTCCCTCGACTTCAGCTGGAGCGGCCCGGCCCAGCAGTACCTGAAGCTCTACGGACGCACGACCGGGCATTAA
- a CDS encoding DUF3208 domain-containing protein: MLGVSADQTQAGERAAIRLLQGYVWHPADADVDLEQFLPRELDLTPRTPEDENAHVLWDDVTPPFAFFENGEPTAGQAFYQFTVLKVYEERPSNDSLHEDALAASGALGPLLESTPEGVGWQLWEDLREL, encoded by the coding sequence CTGCTAGGCGTGAGTGCCGATCAAACGCAGGCTGGCGAGCGTGCAGCCATTCGCCTTCTCCAAGGGTACGTGTGGCACCCCGCAGACGCCGACGTCGACCTCGAACAATTCCTGCCGCGCGAACTCGACCTGACGCCCCGCACCCCCGAAGACGAGAATGCCCACGTCCTCTGGGACGACGTCACGCCCCCCTTCGCCTTTTTTGAGAACGGCGAGCCCACCGCCGGGCAGGCCTTTTACCAGTTCACCGTGCTGAAAGTTTACGAGGAACGCCCCAGCAACGACTCTCTGCACGAGGATGCCCTGGCCGCCAGCGGCGCGCTTGGCCCCCTGCTGGAAAGCACGCCCGAAGGGGTCGGCTGGCAACTCTGGGAAGACCTGCGCGAACTATGA